From the genome of Candidatus Paceibacterota bacterium:
ATCGTCGAACAACTCGAGATGCAAATTTTGGCTTCTTTTTTGAACGCGCAACAACTGATGTTTTGGCCATTTTGAACAGCTTATGACTTTCAGAGAAAGCCGATTTCTTTAATAAAACGCTTTAGGGGCTTATCCGTTGCATTCTAGGCAGATACTACTTTTAGACGCTGGAGTATGATTGCATCTAAGAAAAGCCTCCACCTTACAGGTGCTGTACACCTTTTCGGTTTTTTCTTCGTGAGAGCACTCGAAAAATCCTGAAAAGGTCTTGCTCCGACGGTACCTACCATCGGCTCACCTTGCAAACAAAAAAGCCTAAAGGGCTTGGGGCTATACTAGCAAAGGGTTTTATCGCTGTCAAACCAAAGAAAAAGCCACCCATTGGGTGGCTTTTTCTTTGGTTATTTTTGAAAATTGTATCAAATTCCGCAACTAACCTGGTGGATCTTCGCTCGTGTTATTGGACCCACAAATCCAGTTGGACTAATACCATTGGCTTTCTGAAAATCTTTGACTGCCTGGAAAGTCAACATACCGAAATATCCAGTTGGTTCTGAACTGAGATATCCTTTCGATTGCAAGAAGTCTTGCAAGGAAGAAACTTCACCGTTAGTGGATATATCTCGTGACTGATAGCGAAGATCATAAGTAAGAACAACACATGAAGAGGAGGAAGCTTGGGTATCTATATCAGCGGTTCCCGCATTGTGAGCAGTATCAGCATTGGTATTTTCATTGCAAGGATGTCCCGTCCTTGGATTAAAGCGGAATCCTGGTTCACATCCCACCGAAGAATCTGGAGGAGGTACAACTGCAGGAGGTATCGCTGATCGCGCGACAACCGAGAAAGAATCACTGTTGTCACCTGTTGCACCAGCGCCGCTGAATTGGATTTGATATCCAGAACTCGGGACGACATCTCCCGGCACAGTCCAACTAAACCAGTCTTGAGTAGCAGTATTAACTGTCCCGAGAGAGCGGCTACCATTCGATCCAAGTGCGCCCCCCACCAAATAAACCGAGTAACTTGTAACCCCGACATCTCTTCCAGACCACAGAAGTTTATAAATCATTCCCTGTTTCAGAGTGGCTCCGGCGGATGGATATGTCACAGTAAAGGGATACAGATTTTGATTAGTGCTTGCCGCAATCGAAAATGATGAGCTATTATCACCAGTAGCGCCAGCGCCACTAAACTGGATTTGATAACCTGATTCAGGTGGGATATTTGAAGGAACTGTCCAACTAAACCAATCCTGATTCTCTGTGTCTACAGTACCAAGATAGCGGCTTCCATTTGAACCTAAACTTCCTCCAACCAGATACACAGAGTAGCTCCTAACTCCATTATCTCTTCCAGACCACATGAGTTTGTAGGTTGAACCTTGATTCAAGGTCGCTCCAGAAGAAGGAAACGTTACTTTGAAAGGATTTTGTGGCTGGTTAGGGATTATTGTTACCGTCCTAGAAACAGAATTTATTCCATAAGCAGACAGTAAAAGTCCCTCATTAATATTTTGAGAGGTATTATTTGTAAATACAAGATCCGTTGAATATTCGCCCGAAGGGAAATATCCATTCGTACCACCAGCTCCAATATCTCCGCAACTAAAAGGATGCAGTTTGCCAGCATCATCTCGCATCTGGATTATAAGCCCCTCATGACAATCAGCTGTTACTGTCACACCTTGTGCTGTCACATCAGAAAACGCATAAGAAACATTAAACGCATTCGGATATGATTCAGGGTTGTATGATGCTGTAGAAACAGTAAATCTTACAACTGTCGCTTGAGCAGAGACAGATGATACAACCACAAAAGAAGCTAGAATAGTAAGTCCTACTAGATATTTTTTCATTTTTAATAAGTGATTTTACTAATAGCTTTATTGTATCATGCGTTCGAAAAAAAGAGGTGGAAAATTCTGAAGCAAAAAACCGCTCTTCTCGGCGGTTTTTTGCTCTTATATACTATTTCTTGACCTCTTCCTTCTTGAGCGGTAACCCAATATATTCAAGAAAAGCCTCGGCTTCTTTTGGATTCTTTGCGTTCGTAACGAGCGTTACTGCAAGACCGAACACATCTTTGATTTCTTCATCCGGAGTTTCTGGGAAAATGGTGTGCTCCTTGATTCCAATCGTGTAGTTCCCCATCGCGTCCACTGCTTTCCTAGAAAGTCCTCGGAAGTCTCGCGTTCGAGGGAGGGCGACATTCAAAAGCTTATCGAGAAAACCGTACATTCGCGTTCCTCGGATAGTGACCTGATATCCAACTGGATCATTCTGTCGAACTTTGAAAGACGCAATTGATTTCTTTGCGCCTCGAACTGCAGGCTTCTGGCCGGTAATTTTTGCGAGTCGGTTTGCAACGAGTTCGATCTTCTTCTTGTCTTTCATAGAACCAACGCCAGCGCTCACCACAACCTTCACCATCTTTGGCGCCTGCATTGCGTTCTTGTAATGCATCTTTGTTTTGAGATGCTCAAACGCTTTATTCTGTTTTTCTTTTACTGAATCCATGTGTTTGATTTAAATTTCCTGGCCGCTTTTTCGAGCGATTCGCACTTTCTTCTCACCAACCATCTTTGAACCAACTCGTGTTCCCT
Proteins encoded in this window:
- a CDS encoding Ser-Thr-rich GPI-anchored membrane family protein — its product is MKKYLVGLTILASFVVVSSVSAQATVVRFTVSTASYNPESYPNAFNVSYAFSDVTAQGVTVTADCHEGLIIQMRDDAGKLHPFSCGDIGAGGTNGYFPSGEYSTDLVFTNNTSQNINEGLLLSAYGINSVSRTVTIIPNQPQNPFKVTFPSSGATLNQGSTYKLMWSGRDNGVRSYSVYLVGGSLGSNGSRYLGTVDTENQDWFSWTVPSNIPPESGYQIQFSGAGATGDNSSSFSIAASTNQNLYPFTVTYPSAGATLKQGMIYKLLWSGRDVGVTSYSVYLVGGALGSNGSRSLGTVNTATQDWFSWTVPGDVVPSSGYQIQFSGAGATGDNSDSFSVVARSAIPPAVVPPPDSSVGCEPGFRFNPRTGHPCNENTNADTAHNAGTADIDTQASSSSCVVLTYDLRYQSRDISTNGEVSSLQDFLQSKGYLSSEPTGYFGMLTFQAVKDFQKANGISPTGFVGPITRAKIHQVSCGI
- the rplE gene encoding 50S ribosomal protein L5, with translation MDSVKEKQNKAFEHLKTKMHYKNAMQAPKMVKVVVSAGVGSMKDKKKIELVANRLAKITGQKPAVRGAKKSIASFKVRQNDPVGYQVTIRGTRMYGFLDKLLNVALPRTRDFRGLSRKAVDAMGNYTIGIKEHTIFPETPDEEIKDVFGLAVTLVTNAKNPKEAEAFLEYIGLPLKKEEVKK